Proteins from a single region of Catenulispora acidiphila DSM 44928:
- a CDS encoding helix-turn-helix domain-containing protein: MHGSARTGGDAARLSEVKFLTVAEVAQVMRVSKMTVYRLVHSGELPAVRVGRSFRVPEQAVQEYLRDAYVADTL, encoded by the coding sequence ATGCACGGGAGCGCTCGCACGGGCGGCGACGCCGCGCGGCTCTCCGAGGTCAAGTTCCTCACGGTCGCCGAAGTCGCCCAGGTCATGCGGGTGTCCAAGATGACGGTGTACCGGCTGGTCCACAGCGGGGAGCTGCCGGCGGTCCGGGTGGGCCGCTCGTTCCGCGTCCCCGAACAAGCCGTCCAGGAATACCTGCGGGACGCCTACGTGGCAGACACCCTTTAG
- a CDS encoding lysophospholipid acyltransferase family protein: protein MASKPETAPEQTSEAGGAEDAGASEASGAPETPGAAATAEASAAAEAAATAEIPEALEPSAGSGGWEQKAAGALAFLRRRVTGDYEVDEFGFDPDLNDNVLMGVLRPLYEKYFRVEVSGIENVPSEGGALIVANHSGTVPVDALMTQVALLDHHPAGRHLRMLAADLVFTLPFVGELSRKMGHTLACNPDAERLLRGGEVVAVFPEGFKGVGKPFSQRYRLQRFGRGGFVSAALRTGVPIIPVSIVGAEEIYPKIADLKPLARLIGLPYFPITPTFPLLGPLGMVPLPTKWHITFGEPIPTSGYDPGAADDPMLVFDLTDQVRETIQDTLYRVLLQRRSVFF from the coding sequence GTGGCGAGCAAGCCCGAGACCGCCCCCGAGCAGACTTCCGAAGCCGGCGGAGCCGAGGACGCTGGAGCTTCTGAAGCTTCCGGGGCGCCCGAGACTCCTGGCGCCGCCGCGACCGCCGAAGCCTCCGCGGCCGCCGAAGCCGCCGCAACCGCCGAAATTCCTGAAGCCCTCGAGCCCTCCGCGGGTTCCGGCGGCTGGGAGCAGAAGGCGGCCGGCGCCCTGGCGTTCCTGCGCCGCCGGGTCACCGGGGACTACGAGGTCGACGAGTTCGGCTTCGACCCCGACCTCAACGACAACGTCCTGATGGGCGTCCTGCGCCCGCTCTACGAGAAGTACTTCCGCGTCGAGGTCTCCGGCATCGAGAACGTCCCGTCCGAGGGCGGCGCGCTGATAGTGGCCAACCACTCCGGCACGGTCCCGGTGGACGCACTGATGACGCAGGTGGCGCTCCTGGACCACCACCCGGCCGGCCGGCACCTGCGCATGCTGGCCGCCGACCTGGTCTTCACCCTGCCCTTCGTCGGCGAGCTGTCCCGCAAGATGGGCCACACCCTGGCCTGCAACCCCGACGCCGAGCGCCTGCTGCGCGGCGGCGAGGTGGTGGCGGTGTTCCCGGAGGGCTTCAAGGGCGTGGGCAAGCCCTTCTCCCAGCGCTACCGGCTCCAGCGCTTCGGCCGCGGCGGCTTCGTCTCCGCCGCGCTGCGCACCGGCGTGCCGATCATCCCGGTCTCCATCGTCGGCGCCGAGGAGATCTATCCCAAGATCGCGGATCTGAAGCCGCTGGCCCGCCTGATCGGGCTGCCGTACTTCCCGATCACCCCGACCTTCCCGCTGCTCGGTCCGCTCGGCATGGTGCCGCTGCCCACCAAGTGGCACATCACCTTCGGCGAGCCGATCCCGACCTCCGGGTACGACCCCGGCGCGGCCGACGACCCGATGCTCGTCTTCGATCTGACCGACCAGGTGCGCGAGACGATCCAGGACACGTTGTACCGGGTGCTGCTGCAGCGCCGGTCAGTGTTCTTCTAA
- a CDS encoding ABC transporter permease, with translation MRITESFRVAFDALLANRLRSLLTMLGVVIGVAAVVVLVAIGGGAKQLVTSEVEGLGSNIVFVAPGKFQLGTSPAISRLQLADADYLDRVLGRPDAVAVSLASAENLRAGTNTFYATVQGTTANVVDVFDRPVAEGRYVSKADIATARRVIVLGPDAAAALFPNADPIGRQVDMGGVEFRVIGLFQPKGGAFGLSPDSEVHIPVTAAQRLFGMQTISGFATRADSPGDVDATGAAMVGALKQKYQGDEFTAVSQTEILGTIGKILSMLTLVLAAIAGISLLVGGVGVSNIMLVSVRERTKEIGLRKALGARQRDVLSQFLLEAVMLTSIGGVIGIGLGIGASYVLSSFTPLPAVLAWWSIALAFGVSAAVGVFFGVMPARRAGKLDPVVALRTE, from the coding sequence ATGAGAATCACCGAGTCCTTCCGCGTCGCCTTCGACGCCCTGCTCGCCAACCGGCTGCGCTCCCTGCTGACCATGCTCGGCGTGGTCATCGGCGTCGCCGCGGTCGTCGTCCTGGTCGCGATCGGCGGCGGCGCGAAGCAGCTGGTCACCTCCGAGGTCGAGGGCCTGGGCTCGAACATCGTGTTCGTCGCGCCCGGCAAGTTCCAGCTCGGCACCTCCCCGGCCATCTCCCGGCTCCAGCTCGCCGACGCCGACTACCTGGACCGGGTGCTCGGCCGGCCCGACGCCGTCGCCGTCTCCCTGGCCTCGGCCGAGAACCTGCGCGCCGGGACCAACACGTTCTACGCGACGGTGCAGGGGACCACGGCGAACGTCGTCGACGTCTTCGACCGGCCGGTCGCCGAGGGCCGGTACGTCTCCAAGGCCGACATCGCCACCGCGCGCCGGGTGATCGTCCTGGGTCCCGACGCCGCCGCGGCGCTGTTCCCGAACGCCGATCCCATCGGACGCCAGGTGGACATGGGCGGCGTCGAGTTCCGGGTGATCGGGCTCTTCCAGCCCAAGGGCGGTGCCTTCGGCCTGAGCCCGGACAGCGAGGTGCACATCCCGGTCACCGCCGCGCAGCGGCTGTTCGGCATGCAGACCATCTCCGGCTTCGCCACCAGGGCCGACAGCCCCGGGGACGTCGACGCCACCGGCGCCGCGATGGTCGGCGCGCTGAAGCAGAAGTACCAGGGCGACGAGTTCACGGCGGTGTCCCAGACCGAGATCCTCGGCACCATCGGCAAGATCCTGTCGATGCTCACCCTGGTGCTCGCGGCGATCGCGGGCATCTCGCTGCTGGTCGGCGGGGTCGGGGTGTCGAACATCATGCTGGTGTCGGTCCGGGAGCGGACCAAGGAGATCGGACTGCGCAAAGCGCTGGGCGCGCGCCAACGCGACGTCCTGTCGCAGTTCCTCTTAGAGGCCGTGATGCTGACGAGTATCGGAGGCGTCATAGGGATCGGACTCGGTATAGGCGCGTCCTACGTACTCTCTTCCTTCACGCCGCTACCCGCGGTCCTCGCCTGGTGGTCGATCGCGCTCGCGTTCGGGGTATCGGCCGCAGTGGGGGTGTTCTTCGGGGTGATGCCTGCGCGGAGAGCCGGGAAGCTCGATCCGGTGGTGGCGCTTCGGACCGAATAG
- a CDS encoding phosphatase yields the protein MTAAPTRDELRDHLLTHRIAGAVATPREDNLRKYAMFAERDPYHLFGLEPERVWTQGDVIKLMADRAGVSADPKFRAGQDHIDVDLTLDGLDRFADRLGVARERRQRVLVATGHPSTLLAVHLAFATGLREAGCEVIEAGAGWSYQASAQVGRKRRSIAYFGGVGVTAEGGSLVHTHSARPIRAALASLAGDGEPLPDLVVADHGWCGGAGQTGIDAIGFADSNDPALFIGEAEGMVQVAVPLDDGIAPRHYTPMSRYVLARAGLSGAL from the coding sequence ATGACCGCCGCTCCCACTCGCGACGAACTCCGCGACCACTTACTGACGCACCGCATCGCGGGCGCTGTAGCGACTCCGCGGGAGGACAACCTGCGCAAGTACGCCATGTTCGCCGAGCGGGATCCCTATCACCTGTTCGGGCTGGAGCCCGAGCGCGTCTGGACGCAGGGCGACGTCATCAAACTGATGGCCGACCGCGCGGGTGTGTCGGCGGACCCGAAGTTCCGCGCGGGCCAGGACCACATCGACGTCGATCTCACGCTGGACGGCCTGGACCGGTTCGCCGATCGGCTGGGCGTGGCGCGCGAACGCCGTCAGCGTGTCCTGGTGGCCACCGGGCATCCCAGTACCCTGCTGGCCGTGCACCTGGCGTTCGCCACCGGGCTGCGCGAGGCCGGGTGCGAGGTGATAGAGGCCGGCGCCGGGTGGTCGTATCAGGCCTCGGCGCAGGTCGGGCGCAAGCGCAGGTCGATCGCGTACTTCGGCGGCGTGGGGGTGACGGCAGAGGGCGGATCGCTGGTGCACACCCACTCCGCGCGCCCGATCCGCGCCGCGCTGGCGTCGCTGGCCGGGGACGGCGAGCCGCTGCCGGACCTGGTGGTCGCCGACCACGGTTGGTGCGGCGGCGCGGGGCAGACCGGGATCGACGCGATCGGGTTCGCCGACTCCAACGACCCGGCGCTGTTCATCGGGGAAGCCGAGGGCATGGTGCAGGTGGCGGTACCGCTGGACGACGGCATCGCGCCGCGCCACTACACGCCTATGTCACGGTACGTTCTCGCGCGCGCCGGGCTGTCAGGGGCTCTGTAA
- a CDS encoding efflux RND transporter periplasmic adaptor subunit: MTKRGTALAGLVLSSLLTAGLTACGSGGPSGVTKAPVAYGAVTQVVEAPATVTPKTQITVNATAGGSVAQLMVADGQHVTAGQTLLRIDSPDAQAQLNAAKAADAQAAAQGKRSSSGSSAIDFSESESLADANAQKSFDAAQTTAEQIADPAIKASILKQITSARNQYATASSDVRSTIANFNNGLASASDVVGSLSGAQRTQTQAAVAIAQKTVDSLTMKASIAGDISLRSGVGGASASGVDVSSLLSQLGGNLGSLAGAAGGSLGSAASGGGSTDPSDDTVITQGSPVDSGAALLVITDSSTLTLTAQVDETSILQITPGITADVQLDAVPDADYQASVISIDSQGQSSSRGGVTYRVRLSLGAGKLGDGSAAPVPRPGMSAVADLQVANKAHVLAVPSAAVVHVGNQDTVWLVASGTAHRHVVRLGAQGDTTVEVSSGLNPGDVIVTSGADKVHDGQKL; this comes from the coding sequence GTGACCAAACGTGGCACGGCATTAGCGGGGTTGGTTCTCAGTTCACTTCTCACAGCCGGATTGACCGCCTGCGGCAGCGGCGGTCCCTCCGGAGTCACCAAGGCGCCGGTGGCGTACGGAGCGGTCACGCAAGTCGTCGAGGCTCCCGCGACCGTCACGCCGAAAACACAGATCACCGTCAACGCGACCGCCGGCGGTTCCGTCGCGCAGCTGATGGTCGCCGACGGACAGCACGTCACCGCCGGCCAGACCCTCCTGCGGATCGACTCGCCGGACGCCCAAGCGCAGCTGAACGCGGCGAAGGCGGCGGACGCGCAGGCGGCGGCGCAAGGCAAGCGCTCCTCCAGCGGGAGCAGTGCGATCGACTTCTCCGAGTCGGAGTCGCTGGCCGACGCCAACGCCCAGAAGTCCTTCGACGCCGCGCAGACCACGGCCGAGCAGATCGCCGATCCGGCGATCAAGGCCTCGATCCTTAAGCAGATCACCAGTGCGCGCAACCAGTACGCCACGGCGTCCTCCGACGTGCGGAGCACCATAGCGAACTTCAACAATGGGCTCGCTTCCGCCTCGGACGTAGTGGGTTCGCTAAGCGGCGCGCAACGGACCCAGACACAAGCTGCGGTCGCTATAGCGCAGAAGACAGTGGACTCCCTCACTATGAAGGCCTCTATAGCCGGGGACATCTCCCTGCGCAGCGGAGTCGGCGGCGCCAGTGCCTCCGGAGTGGATGTCTCCTCGCTGCTGTCCCAACTCGGCGGGAACCTCGGTTCTCTGGCCGGTGCCGCAGGGGGTAGCCTCGGGTCGGCCGCCTCCGGCGGCGGAAGCACCGATCCGAGCGACGACACCGTGATCACTCAGGGTTCTCCAGTGGACTCCGGCGCAGCGCTGCTCGTCATCACCGACTCCTCGACGCTAACGCTGACCGCGCAGGTCGACGAGACCTCGATCCTCCAGATCACCCCGGGCATCACCGCGGACGTCCAGCTGGACGCCGTCCCCGACGCCGACTACCAGGCGAGCGTCATCTCCATCGACAGCCAGGGCCAGTCCTCCAGCCGGGGCGGCGTCACCTACCGGGTCCGGCTCTCGCTGGGCGCCGGCAAGCTCGGGGACGGCTCCGCGGCTCCGGTCCCGCGTCCCGGGATGAGCGCCGTGGCGGATCTCCAGGTCGCGAACAAGGCGCACGTGCTCGCCGTGCCGTCGGCGGCGGTCGTGCACGTCGGCAACCAGGACACGGTGTGGCTGGTGGCCTCGGGCACCGCGCACCGGCACGTGGTCCGGCTCGGCGCGCAGGGCGACACCACGGTGGAGGTCTCGTCGGGGCTGAACCCCGGAGACGTGATCGTGACCTCGGGGGCCGACAAGGTCCACGACGGGCAGAAGCTCTAG
- a CDS encoding NAD-dependent epimerase/dehydratase family protein has translation MLVIGADSRLGRSVVEALREQGRVRFVAGADGADASGSPAIARLIADTDPDTVVHLGLEPRPSRAGGRAAMKERNVIGTMQLLAAASRAPGLKRLVVKSSGAVYGCAPRDPALFAEDTPPHLPPTSGYGKDVAEAEGYVRGFARRRPDVAVSVLRFAPFAGPGVASPLLDYLTLPLVPTVLGFDPRLQFVHIDDAVRALVLAALGGHPGIYNVAGDGAMPLSQITRRLGRPTLPVLSFGAGFFGSLIRRAGIVDFTPDQVAMVRYGRVLDTARVKERLGWEAGYTTADALRAHAEAAGLKPVAPGWTKGY, from the coding sequence GTGCTCGTGATCGGTGCGGACAGCCGTCTGGGGCGGTCCGTCGTCGAGGCATTGCGTGAGCAAGGCCGCGTCCGTTTCGTCGCGGGCGCCGACGGGGCCGATGCCTCCGGTTCCCCCGCCATCGCCCGCCTCATCGCGGACACGGATCCCGACACCGTGGTCCACCTGGGCCTGGAGCCCCGGCCCTCCCGTGCCGGCGGCCGGGCGGCGATGAAGGAACGCAACGTCATCGGGACCATGCAACTGCTGGCCGCCGCCTCCCGGGCGCCGGGACTGAAGCGGCTGGTCGTCAAGTCCAGCGGCGCGGTCTACGGTTGCGCGCCCCGCGACCCGGCTCTGTTCGCCGAGGACACGCCCCCGCACCTGCCGCCGACCTCCGGGTACGGCAAGGACGTGGCGGAGGCCGAGGGGTACGTCCGCGGCTTCGCCCGGCGGCGCCCCGACGTGGCGGTGTCGGTGTTGCGCTTCGCGCCGTTCGCCGGTCCCGGCGTGGCCTCCCCGCTGCTGGACTACCTCACGCTGCCCCTGGTGCCCACGGTGCTGGGCTTCGACCCGCGCCTGCAGTTCGTGCACATCGACGACGCGGTGCGGGCCCTGGTGCTGGCCGCGCTAGGCGGCCACCCGGGCATCTACAACGTGGCCGGCGACGGCGCCATGCCGCTGTCCCAGATCACCCGCCGCCTGGGCCGCCCGACCCTGCCGGTGCTGTCCTTCGGCGCCGGCTTCTTCGGCAGCCTGATCCGCCGGGCCGGCATCGTCGACTTCACGCCCGACCAGGTGGCGATGGTCCGCTACGGCCGGGTCCTGGACACCGCGCGGGTGAAGGAGCGGCTGGGCTGGGAAGCCGGGTACACCACCGCGGACGCGCTGCGGGCGCACGCCGAGGCCGCCGGGCTCAAGCCCGTCGCGCCCGGCTGGACGAAGGGCTACTGA
- a CDS encoding PadR family transcriptional regulator translates to MSSSSSRTEQTFQILTALVDGPLHGYGIIQEVGRLSDGRTQLRVGTLYGALDRLSGEGLLVLDREETVSGRLRRYYRLTDAGVRVLGDEAERLARQAAVALERLKKRGAPRASLGGTS, encoded by the coding sequence ATGAGTTCATCGAGTAGCCGGACGGAGCAGACGTTCCAGATCCTGACCGCCCTCGTCGACGGACCGCTGCACGGATACGGGATCATCCAGGAAGTGGGCCGCTTGTCGGACGGCCGGACCCAGCTGCGCGTGGGCACGCTCTACGGCGCACTGGACCGGCTGTCCGGCGAGGGTCTGCTGGTCCTGGACCGCGAGGAGACGGTCTCGGGACGGCTGCGGCGCTACTACCGCCTCACCGACGCCGGCGTGCGCGTGCTCGGCGACGAGGCGGAGCGGCTTGCCCGGCAGGCGGCGGTGGCGCTCGAACGGCTGAAGAAGCGGGGGGCGCCCCGTGCGTCCCTGGGAGGGACGTCATGA
- a CDS encoding DUF5667 domain-containing protein, which yields MAAAFGERQRAEQFARLLDGLDGSRDGGGVATLIPPQKTDPELTAMLRVVESVIDEGRAHAPAVRPEFREQLGARLHRDFMVLFNADIDGGGPGDGDVLARGRTAWRRRLIGGGVAVGVLSGGLGGVAWAASSALPGDPLYGVKRSLENMRVSVSGSDLERGDQYLGQAKTRLEEIHKLLGRHDSNVDGSDTSKLIGETTDNMYKDVDSAGQLLVPLAESGNTQALADLRGFLTTTEPQIQDLETLLSPDTQDEARRLVALMDGLDARLTTAQANLDKQRAAQQHPTSADSTSHHSGLPSTPTPTGTPSSHPVPGQHAPSQGAPTGTPSSDPSSVHLSVPIGSSGTTLNVPTLISGLPPIGITLGNTAPATGPTTGGPPNTDPNPN from the coding sequence ATGGCCGCAGCATTCGGCGAGCGCCAGCGGGCCGAGCAGTTCGCCAGGCTGCTCGACGGCCTCGACGGCTCGCGGGACGGCGGCGGCGTCGCCACGCTCATCCCGCCCCAGAAGACCGATCCCGAGCTCACGGCGATGCTGCGGGTGGTCGAGAGCGTCATCGACGAGGGGCGCGCGCACGCGCCAGCGGTGCGGCCGGAGTTCCGGGAACAGCTCGGCGCGCGCCTGCACCGCGACTTCATGGTCTTGTTCAACGCCGACATCGACGGCGGCGGCCCGGGGGACGGCGACGTGCTGGCGCGCGGACGCACCGCGTGGCGGCGCCGGCTGATCGGCGGCGGCGTCGCGGTCGGCGTGCTGTCCGGCGGCCTCGGCGGCGTGGCGTGGGCGGCGTCCAGCGCGCTGCCGGGCGACCCGCTCTACGGCGTCAAACGCAGCCTGGAGAACATGCGGGTCTCGGTCTCCGGGTCCGACCTGGAGCGCGGCGACCAGTACCTCGGGCAGGCCAAGACCCGCCTGGAGGAGATCCACAAGCTGCTGGGCCGGCACGACTCGAACGTCGACGGCTCCGACACCAGCAAGCTCATCGGCGAGACCACGGACAACATGTACAAGGACGTGGACAGCGCCGGCCAGCTGCTGGTGCCGCTGGCCGAGTCCGGGAACACCCAGGCGCTGGCCGACCTGCGCGGCTTCCTGACCACCACCGAGCCGCAGATCCAGGACCTGGAGACGCTGCTGTCGCCGGACACCCAGGACGAGGCGCGCCGCCTGGTGGCGCTGATGGACGGACTGGACGCCCGGCTGACCACGGCACAGGCGAACCTGGACAAGCAGCGCGCGGCGCAGCAGCACCCGACCAGCGCGGACAGCACTTCGCACCACAGCGGCCTGCCGAGCACCCCGACACCCACCGGCACCCCGTCCTCGCACCCGGTACCCGGCCAGCACGCCCCGAGCCAGGGCGCCCCGACCGGCACGCCCTCCAGCGACCCGTCGAGCGTGCACCTGTCGGTCCCGATCGGCTCCAGCGGCACCACGCTCAACGTGCCGACACTGATCAGCGGACTCCCGCCGATCGGCATCACGCTCGGGAACACGGCGCCGGCCACCGGACCGACCACCGGCGGACCGCCGAACACCGACCCGAACCCGAACTAG
- a CDS encoding 30S ribosomal protein bS22 gives MGSVIKKRRKRMAKKKHRKLLKKTRIQRRNKKK, from the coding sequence GTGGGCTCAGTCATCAAGAAGCGCCGTAAGCGTATGGCCAAGAAGAAGCACCGCAAGCTGCTCAAGAAGACGCGCATCCAGCGTCGCAACAAGAAGAAGTAG
- a CDS encoding ABC transporter ATP-binding protein, with protein MASDIPKAQIEAVDVTRSYRMDGVSVDALRGVSLTIEEGDYAAIIGPSGSGKSTLMHLLGCLDRPTSGTLLVRGRDVSSLDDSELAELRNQTIGFVFQSFQLLARTTALENVALPLVYRGVRRAERRKRAAEALEAVNLGHRLGHRPTQMSGGEQQRVAIARALVGEPAVLLADEPTGNLDTVNGDEVMGILERLNKERGVAVVLVTHEADIAARAQRIIRVRDGLIEEAPVSS; from the coding sequence ATGGCCTCCGACATTCCGAAGGCGCAGATAGAGGCAGTCGACGTCACCCGCTCCTACCGGATGGACGGGGTGTCCGTGGACGCCCTGCGCGGGGTCTCGCTGACCATCGAAGAGGGCGACTACGCGGCGATCATCGGACCGTCGGGCTCCGGGAAGTCCACGCTGATGCACCTGCTCGGCTGTCTGGACCGGCCGACGTCCGGCACGCTCCTGGTCCGGGGACGCGACGTGAGCTCCCTGGACGACAGCGAGCTGGCCGAACTCAGGAACCAGACGATCGGTTTCGTCTTCCAGTCCTTCCAGCTGCTGGCGCGTACTACCGCTCTAGAGAACGTCGCACTCCCGCTCGTCTATAGAGGAGTGCGCAGAGCGGAACGCAGAAAGCGCGCCGCCGAGGCACTGGAAGCCGTGAACTTGGGGCATCGCCTAGGGCACCGCCCCACGCAGATGTCCGGTGGGGAACAGCAGCGGGTTGCTATAGCGCGCGCTCTAGTAGGGGAACCCGCAGTGCTTCTCGCGGACGAACCCACAGGGAACCTCGACACCGTCAACGGCGACGAGGTGATGGGCATCCTGGAGCGACTCAACAAGGAACGCGGAGTAGCGGTGGTCCTGGTGACCCATGAAGCAGACATCGCTGCCCGTGCACAACGGATCATCCGTGTGCGGGACGGTCTCATCGAGGAAGCGCCGGTGTCCTCATGA
- a CDS encoding Crp/Fnr family transcriptional regulator: MARDEDGWRFWDLLDAMAAEEIRARTVYQVFRTGDSLTGEGEDTHRVFFIQSGWVSVIQHSTVGATRILAVRGPGDVVGELASLSERPRSATVRARSTVEARGMSGEAFIDLAERTPSIARALFRILADRLHDADRHRTQLHGSVALGAVADKLLEIHSYADSGQDRPVFTQEEIACWAGVSVPALARSLRTLREAGVIRSARQRILVLDEKSLREVAQNGRVAD, translated from the coding sequence ATGGCGCGTGACGAAGACGGATGGCGGTTCTGGGATCTCCTCGACGCTATGGCAGCCGAGGAGATCCGGGCGCGGACCGTCTACCAAGTGTTCCGGACCGGCGATTCGCTGACCGGCGAGGGGGAGGACACGCACCGCGTGTTCTTCATCCAGTCCGGGTGGGTTTCGGTGATCCAGCACAGCACCGTCGGCGCCACCCGGATCCTCGCGGTCCGCGGACCCGGCGACGTGGTGGGGGAGCTGGCCAGCTTGTCCGAGCGGCCGCGCAGCGCCACCGTCAGGGCCCGCAGCACCGTCGAGGCGCGCGGGATGAGCGGAGAGGCCTTCATCGATCTCGCCGAGCGCACCCCCTCCATAGCCCGGGCGCTGTTCCGCATCCTGGCCGACCGCCTCCACGACGCCGACCGGCACCGTACGCAGCTGCACGGCTCCGTGGCCCTCGGCGCGGTCGCCGACAAGCTCCTGGAGATCCACTCCTACGCCGACAGCGGCCAGGACCGGCCGGTGTTCACCCAGGAAGAGATCGCGTGCTGGGCCGGGGTCAGCGTGCCGGCCCTCGCACGCTCCCTGCGGACCCTGCGGGAAGCCGGGGTCATCCGCAGCGCGCGGCAGCGCATCCTCGTGCTCGATGAGAAGTCCCTGCGCGAGGTCGCGCAAAACGGCCGCGTCGCCGACTGA
- a CDS encoding nucleotidyl cyclase domain-containing protein, with amino-acid sequence MDVVSFTRPDRDNVDQLAIRAALYETLRDAFEDSGIPWRQTVREDRGDGVLIFISAEVSKVLLLGRMPARLAELLERGNTKRSARQRFGLRVVVHAGEVHHDAHGYAGYDVNLAFRLVDACPLREAMEHSAATVGLIVSEGVHDGVLRHGYGGLDVAAFEQVRVQVKSADVPGWIQLFGGGSVLPVPLQVVRSVPETEPAAIAGRGGEGPVAVLLADEASLLDELAGLGVRTVVLVGGAAGLAAGLASIARQPIYIDHEFIE; translated from the coding sequence GTGGACGTCGTCTCGTTCACGCGGCCGGACAGGGACAACGTCGATCAACTGGCTATTCGCGCCGCGCTTTACGAGACACTGCGCGACGCATTCGAGGATTCCGGAATCCCGTGGCGGCAGACCGTGCGGGAGGACCGGGGGGACGGCGTGCTGATCTTCATCTCGGCCGAGGTCTCCAAGGTCCTGCTGCTCGGCCGGATGCCGGCGCGGCTGGCCGAACTGCTGGAGCGCGGCAACACCAAGCGCAGCGCGCGGCAGCGGTTCGGGCTGCGGGTGGTGGTGCACGCCGGAGAGGTCCACCACGACGCGCACGGCTACGCCGGCTACGACGTCAACCTGGCCTTCCGCCTGGTCGACGCCTGCCCGCTGCGCGAGGCGATGGAGCACAGCGCGGCGACCGTGGGTCTGATCGTGTCCGAGGGCGTGCACGACGGGGTGCTGCGCCACGGCTACGGCGGTCTGGACGTCGCGGCGTTCGAGCAGGTCCGGGTGCAGGTGAAGTCCGCCGACGTGCCTGGCTGGATCCAGCTGTTCGGCGGCGGGTCGGTGCTCCCGGTGCCGCTGCAGGTGGTGCGGTCGGTGCCGGAGACGGAGCCGGCCGCTATCGCGGGGCGGGGAGGCGAGGGACCGGTGGCGGTCCTGCTCGCCGACGAGGCCTCGCTGCTCGACGAACTGGCCGGGCTCGGGGTGCGCACCGTGGTCCTGGTCGGCGGGGCGGCCGGGCTGGCCGCGGGGCTTGCCTCGATAGCTCGGCAGCCGATATATATCGACCATGAGTTCATCGAGTAG